The following are encoded in a window of Rosa chinensis cultivar Old Blush chromosome 4, RchiOBHm-V2, whole genome shotgun sequence genomic DNA:
- the LOC112197731 gene encoding uncharacterized protein LOC112197731, with product MLLAPPPDWLLPVGRIYRPNSPAPIRTRTRTTRLCCRASLITNSDSFEVGRLIGSYGFMNITSFSGSPGTDNEYSSGDLGQLRVQDVGEGSVKIRLYDGRVTQGPLKGTPVVFKVYPGQRAGGIEADMMAANELNAHTSLQDSSDGICQNLVTLIGGFETRTGEQWLAFRSDGKYSAADYAKVMSERVSKSRAGGGQVWNKFEQEETIKRRRYFVTKLLQGTMRGLAYMHDRERLHQSLGPASVILNTIVEREAIYLVPRLRDLAFSVDIRYSNLEGRPGLLSEGLWRRASTAGAFTPMDKRAFGLADDIYAAGLFFAYLAFVPFCEEGTMDGLSLQRLLESTFQLDIGATREYCLADDGLLDAVKFLDLGDGAGWELLQAMLNPDFRKRPMAQTVLNHRFMTVGVL from the exons ATGCTCCTCGCGCCACCACCTGATTGGCTCCTTCCGGTTGGTCGAATTTACAGACCCAACTCACCAGCACCGATCAGAACTCGGACTCGGACGACTCGGCTGTGCTGTAGAGCGAGCCTGATCACCAACTCGGACTCGTTCGAGGTGGGTCGACTCATTGGCAGCTATGGCTTCATGAACATCACTAG CTTTTCAGGATCCCCAGGCACAGATAATGAATACTCATCTGGAGATTTGGGGCAGTTGAGGGTTCAAGATGTAGGAGAAGGCAGTGTAAAGATCAG GCTATATGATGGGAGAGTTACTCAGGGTCCACTGAAAGGGACTCCAGTTGTTTTTAAG GTTTATCCTGGACAAAGGGCCGGTGGAATTGAGGCTGATATGATGGCTGCTAATGAGCTAAATGCTCACACATCCCTTCAG GACAGTTCAGATGGTATCTGCCAGAATCTTGTGACACTCATAGGTGGGTTTGAAACAAGAACTGGGGAGCAG TGGCTGGCTTTTCGCAGTGACGGGAAATATAGTGCGGCAGattatgcaaaagttatgagtgaaagaGTTTCAAAAAGCCGTGCTGGGGGAGGACAGGTTTGGAATAAGTTTGAACAAGAGGAAACAATCAAACGCAGAAGATACTTTGTTACCAAGTTGCTTCAGGGTACGATGAGAGGTCTAGCATACATGCATGATCGTGAAAGGTTACACCAGAGTCTGGGACCAGCTTCTGTTATTCTTAA CACAATTGTAGAGAGAGAGGCCATATACTTAGTACCAAGACTTCGGGATCTAGCCTTTTCTGTTGACATTAG GTATTCAAATCTAGAAGGGAGGCCTGGACTACTGTCAGAGGGACTTTGGAGACGAGCATCTACTGCTGGTGCCTTCACACCTATGGATAAAAGAGCATTTGGACTAGCAGATGACAT ATATGCAGCAGGTCTTTTCTTTGCATACTTGGCATTTGTTCCATTTTGTGAAGAAGGCACAATGGATGGTCTTTCGTTGCAA AGGCTTTTGGAGAGCACTTTCCAACTTGATATTGGAGCAACAAGAGA ATACTGTTTAGCAGATGACGGGCTATTAGATGCTGTGAAATTCCTGGATCTTGGAGATGGTGCTGGTTGGGAGTTACTCCAG GCAATGCTGAATCCTGACTTCCGGAAACGGCCGATGGCACAGACTGTACTCAATCATCGATTCATGACGGTGGGTGTTCTTTGA